One genomic window of Magnolia sinica isolate HGM2019 chromosome 3, MsV1, whole genome shotgun sequence includes the following:
- the LOC131240476 gene encoding vesicle-associated membrane protein 722-like produces the protein MGQQSLIYSFVARGTVIIAEYTEFTGNFTSIASQCLHKLPASNNKFTYDCDSHTFNYLVEDGFTYCVVAVESAGRQVPIAFLERVKEDFNKRYRGGKAATAAANSLNKEFGPKLKEHMQYCVDHPEEISKLAKVKAQVSEVKGVMMENIEKVLDRGEKIELLVDKTENLRSQAQDFRQQGTKMRRKMWLQNMKIKLIVLGIIIALILIIILSVCRGFNC, from the exons ATGGGGCAGCAATCTCTGATCTACAGCTTCGTAGCGAGAGGGACGGTGATCATTGCTGAATACACCGAATTCACAGGCAATTTCACAAGCATCGCATCTCAATGCCTTCATAAGCTTCCTGCCTCCAACAACAAGTTCACCTACGACTGCGATTCTCATACCTTCAATTACCTCGTCGAAGACGGTTTCA CCTACTGTGTAGTTGCAGTTGAGTCAGCAGGAAGGCAAGTTCCTATTGCCTTCCTGGAGCGTGTGAAGGAAGATTTCAACAAGAGGTATCGAGGAGGAAAAGCTGCGACTGCTGCTGCTAACAGCCTTAACAAAGAGTTTGG GCCAAAACTGAAGGAGCACATGCAGTACTGTGTGGACCATCCAGAGGAGATCAGCAAGCTTGCAAAAGTGAAGGCTCAGGTGTCAGAAGTTAAAGGAGTGATGATGGAAAATATTGAAAAG gTTCTTGACCGCGGGGAGAAAATTGAGCTTCTGGTGGACAAAACGGAAAATCTTCGTTCACAG GCACAAGACTTCCGGCAACAAGGTAcaaagatgaggaggaagatgtGGCTGCAGAACATGAAGATAAAGCTGATCGTTTTGGGGATTATCATTGCTTTGATTCTCATCATAATATTGTCTGTTTGCCGTggcttcaactgttga
- the LOC131240477 gene encoding pantoate--beta-alanine ligase — translation MAKEPEIIRDKDLMRSWSRTKRSQGKTLALVPTMGYLHQGHLSLIQEAQNLANITVVSIYVNPGQFSPSEDLATYPSDFHGDIQKLREAGVDAVFHPQNLYDYGCGGQTASGSFGNSGVVDGEERKVGSFETAEENPSGSFGNSGFVDGEERKVGSFETSEENPSESFGNLGFVDGGERKVGPSGRDGEDSSGNFGNLDADDRKDRKVVSCVEEKGGARSGHETWIRVERLERGLCGKSRPVFFRGVATVVAKLFNIVEPDVAVFGKKDYQQWRLIRRMVRDLDFGINVIGSEIVRETDGLAMSSRNVHLLPEEREKALSINKSLSKAKFAAQNGHTSCRELRNSVIQAIVAAGGKIDYAEIVDQESLEAVEEIRSPVVFCVAACFGKVRLIDNMEIYI, via the exons ATGGCAAAAGAACCAGAGATCATCAGAGACAAGGACCTGATGAGGTCATGGTCGAGGACCAAACGATCCCAGGGCAAAACACTAGCCCTAGTCCCCACCATGGGCTACCTCCACCAAGGCCATTTATCTCTTATACAAGAGGCCCAAAATCTGGCCAATATCACCGTTGTCTCAATCTATGTCAACCCAGGCCAGTTCTCTCCATCAGAAGATCTTGCAACCTACCCATCTGATTTCCATGGAGATATTCAAAAGCTTAGGGAAGCTGGGGTTGATGCTGTTTTCCACCCCCAAAACCTATATGACTATGGATGTGGGGGTCAGACTGCAAGTGGGTCGTTTGGGAATTCGGGTGTTGTTGATGGGGAAGAGAGAAAGGTGGGTTCTTTTGAAACAGCTGAGGAAAACCCAAGTGGATCTTTTGGGAATTCGGGCTTTGTTGATGGTGAAGAGAGAAAGGTGGGTTCTTTTGAAACTTCTGAGGAAAACCCAAGTGagtcttttggaaatttgggtTTTGTTGATGGAGGTGAGAGGAAGGTAGGCCCTTCTGGAAGAGATGGGGAAGATTCAAGTGGGAATTTTGGGAATTTGGATGCTGATGATAGGAAAGATAGGAAGGTGGTGTCTTGTGTGGAGGAGAAAGGAGGTGCGAGATCGGGGCATGAGACCTGGATCAGGGTTGAAAGATTGGAGAGGGGGTTGTGTGGGAAGAGCAGGCCTGTTTTTTTTAGAGGGGTGGCAACTGTTGTAGCCAAGCTGTTCAATATAGTCGAGCCTGATGTTGCTGTTTTTGGGAAGAAGGATTATCAGCAATGGCGCCTGATTCGACGGATG GTCCGTGATCTTGATTTTGGCATAAACGTGATTGGTTCAGAAATAGTGCGTGAAACCGATGGCCTTGCCATGAGCTCACGCAATGTACACCTCTTACCTGAAGAGCGGGAAAAG GCGTTATCCATCAACAAGTCGCTGTCTAAAGCTAAATTTGCAGCACAAAATGGGCATACTTCTTGCAGGGAATTGAGAAATTCGGTCATCCAAGCAATAGTTGCAGCTGGCGGTAAAATTGATTATGCTGAG ATCGTGGATCAGGAAAGCCTGGAAGCAGTGGAAGAGATAAGAAGCCCAGTCGTGTTTTGTGTAGCCGCTTGTTTTGGAAAGGTTAGGCTGATTGACAATATGGAAATCTATATATAA